In a single window of the Flavivirga spongiicola genome:
- the mnmE gene encoding tRNA uridine-5-carboxymethylaminomethyl(34) synthesis GTPase MnmE encodes MINQDTIVALATPSGAGAIAIIRLSGKDAIGFVESQFKSVSGKQLSKQDTHTIHLGHIIEGNRTIDEVLVSVFKNPNSYTGENVVEISCHGSNYIQQEIIQLFLRQGCRMATAGEFTLRAFLNGKLDLSQAEAVADLISSDNEASHQIAMQQMRGGFSSEIAKLREELLNFASLIELELDFAEEDVEFADRTQFKDLVERITFVLKRLIDSFAVGNVIKNGIPVAIVGEPNVGKSTLLNALLNEERAIVSEIAGTTRDTIEDEISIGGIGFRFIDTAGIRDTKDVVESIGIKKTFEKIEQAQVVVYLFDASESGDFDTIQLEIEKIKNKYPQKAILIIANKVDKLSKDKMNELDVTLSAVERSHYVLLSAKQRVGVEELKNKLLSFVNTGALRNNDTIVTNSRHYDSLLKAFEEIDKVKSGLESGLSGDLLAIDIRQALFYFGEITGEITNDDLLGNIFANFCIGK; translated from the coding sequence ATGATTAATCAAGATACCATAGTGGCTTTAGCAACGCCATCAGGAGCAGGTGCTATTGCTATTATACGATTATCTGGAAAAGATGCTATAGGCTTCGTAGAAAGTCAATTTAAATCAGTTTCAGGAAAGCAATTAAGTAAACAAGACACACACACCATTCACTTAGGACATATTATAGAAGGAAATAGAACTATAGATGAAGTATTGGTATCTGTTTTTAAAAATCCCAATTCATACACTGGTGAAAATGTTGTTGAGATTTCTTGCCATGGTTCTAATTATATTCAACAGGAAATTATTCAGTTGTTTTTACGTCAAGGCTGTAGAATGGCAACAGCAGGTGAGTTTACTTTACGAGCTTTTTTAAACGGTAAATTAGACTTGAGTCAGGCAGAGGCTGTGGCCGATCTAATTTCAAGTGATAATGAAGCGTCTCATCAAATTGCCATGCAACAAATGCGAGGTGGTTTCTCATCAGAAATAGCAAAGCTTCGTGAGGAACTGTTAAACTTTGCTTCCTTAATTGAGTTAGAATTGGATTTTGCAGAAGAGGATGTAGAGTTTGCAGATAGAACGCAGTTTAAAGATTTAGTAGAACGCATTACGTTTGTACTTAAGAGATTAATAGATTCGTTTGCTGTTGGCAATGTTATTAAAAACGGCATTCCGGTTGCTATAGTAGGCGAACCTAATGTTGGAAAGTCTACACTTTTAAATGCACTTTTAAATGAAGAGCGTGCCATAGTTTCAGAAATAGCAGGTACAACTAGAGATACTATTGAAGATGAAATATCAATTGGGGGTATAGGTTTTAGGTTTATAGATACAGCAGGAATAAGAGATACTAAAGATGTCGTAGAAAGCATTGGTATAAAAAAGACCTTTGAAAAAATAGAACAGGCACAAGTAGTTGTTTATCTTTTTGATGCTTCGGAATCAGGTGATTTTGATACTATTCAACTCGAGATTGAAAAAATAAAGAATAAATATCCCCAAAAGGCAATTCTTATTATCGCCAATAAAGTAGATAAGTTATCTAAAGATAAAATGAATGAATTAGATGTCACCTTGAGCGCAGTCGAAAGGTCTCATTATGTACTATTATCTGCAAAACAAAGAGTGGGAGTAGAGGAATTAAAAAATAAGCTTTTAAGTTTTGTTAATACAGGAGCTCTAAGAAATAATGATACGATTGTTACCAATTCGCGCCATTATGATTCCCTTTTAAAAGCTTTTGAGGAAATTGATAAAGTAAAAAGCGGGCTAGAATCTGGTCTATCAGGAGACCTATTGGCTATAGATATTCGTCAAGCACTATTCTACTTTGGTGAGATTACTGGCGAAATCACAAATGATGATTTGCTAGGGAATATTTTTGCTAATTTCTGTATAGGAAAGTAA
- a CDS encoding CvfB family protein encodes MIHLGQINTLEILRETDHGVYLIDDEDNEVLLPNRYVPETFKIWEKLEVFVYLDNEERPVATTDIPYIKRDDFALLRCNQVTDYGAFLDWGLVKELFCPFKEQAFKMKPGGWYLVYCYLDEKTNRLVASSKTNRFLDNKELTVKAFDEVDLIVSHPSDIGMNVIVNKMHSGLIYKDAIFSDLSVGDKLKGIVKKIRQGNKLDIALGQIGYRNIEPNAERIMHELHDNSGYLKLTDKSSPEVIKETLQMSKKNFKKAIGTLYKQRQIEIKPDGIYLV; translated from the coding sequence ATGATACATTTAGGACAGATAAATACATTAGAGATACTTCGTGAAACAGATCATGGGGTGTATTTAATTGATGATGAGGATAATGAAGTGTTATTACCAAATAGGTATGTACCGGAGACTTTTAAAATTTGGGAGAAACTCGAGGTTTTTGTGTATTTGGATAATGAAGAACGTCCCGTTGCTACCACAGACATTCCTTATATTAAACGTGACGATTTCGCTTTATTACGTTGTAATCAGGTAACAGACTATGGCGCATTTTTAGATTGGGGGCTGGTTAAAGAATTATTTTGTCCGTTTAAAGAACAAGCCTTTAAGATGAAGCCAGGAGGTTGGTATTTGGTGTATTGTTATCTAGACGAAAAAACTAATAGGTTAGTGGCTTCGAGTAAAACGAATCGCTTTTTAGATAATAAAGAGCTTACTGTAAAGGCATTTGATGAGGTTGATTTAATTGTATCACATCCATCTGACATAGGAATGAATGTTATTGTTAATAAAATGCATTCCGGGCTGATTTATAAAGATGCTATTTTTTCAGACCTTAGTGTTGGTGATAAGTTAAAAGGTATCGTTAAAAAAATCCGTCAAGGAAATAAGTTAGACATTGCTTTGGGGCAAATAGGATATAGAAATATTGAGCCTAACGCAGAACGTATTATGCACGAACTTCATGACAATAGCGGTTATTTAAAACTTACAGATAAATCGAGTCCAGAAGTTATAAAGGAAACGCTTCAAATGAGTAAGAAAAATTTCAAAAAGGCTATTGGTACTTTGTATAAACAGCGCCAAATTGAAATAAAACCTGATGGTATTTATTTAGTGTAA
- a CDS encoding DUF2853 family protein, which produces MSKRDELIAKYAADLKDKFEVNADMDLLTKVAIGCGPSIYNADSATVSGSDESELATVKNNFLIKKLGLNDSADLDKGIAAVMDKYGQSNRNKYRVVVYYLLTKHFKKESAY; this is translated from the coding sequence ATGAGTAAAAGAGACGAGCTTATTGCGAAGTATGCTGCAGATTTAAAAGACAAATTCGAGGTTAATGCAGATATGGACCTTTTAACCAAAGTAGCTATTGGCTGTGGCCCATCAATTTACAATGCAGATTCTGCAACAGTTTCTGGTTCTGACGAGTCTGAACTTGCCACTGTAAAAAACAATTTTTTAATTAAAAAATTGGGTTTAAATGATAGTGCTGATTTAGATAAAGGCATTGCTGCTGTGATGGATAAGTATGGTCAATCTAACCGTAATAAATATAGAGTCGTTGTATATTATTTATTAACTAAGCATTTTAAAAAAGAATCAGCTTACTAA
- the menD gene encoding 2-succinyl-5-enolpyruvyl-6-hydroxy-3-cyclohexene-1-carboxylate synthase encodes MIYPKIPLAQTVIQLCKAKGVKHIVISPGSRNAPLTIGFSNDDYFKCYSIVDERCAAFFALGIAQQLQEPTAVVCTSGSALLNYYPAVAEAFYSDIPLIVLSADRPKHLIGIGDGQTINQKNVFENHVLCSSNLKLDLKEDNIDLIEEELPVFENLENKVKTLPELKKTVQEYNEEEIDKAINMALLKNGPVHINVPFDEPLYTMVNESSVKPKSIDLENQPLEIDDYILGDCIKDWNAASKKIVLVGVNQPNQIEQHWLDNLAADDSVIVFTETTSNLHHDTFFPSIDKLIAPLKSEDFGKLQPDILLTFGGLIVSKKVKAFLRAYRPQQHWHIDLKKANDTFFCLNNFVKTTPNYFFSKFLPQIKSIKSDYNSYWSHIKASRRVKHNNYLNSIDFSDLKAFDVILNSIPGDTILQLGNSSTVRYAQLFDLNKTLEVFCNRGTSGIDGCTATAIGSAVANKKQTTLITGDLSFIYDSNALWNNYIPDNFRIIVINNQGGGIFRILPGHKNTENFDTYFETNHHLTAEHLCNMYGLKYESVSDEAALKTSLNSFYSEGNQPKLLEVFTPKNLNDEVLLNYFKYIG; translated from the coding sequence ATGATTTATCCAAAAATCCCACTAGCACAAACCGTTATACAGTTATGTAAAGCGAAAGGTGTTAAACATATTGTTATCTCTCCAGGTAGTAGAAATGCGCCATTAACCATTGGTTTTTCTAACGACGATTATTTTAAATGTTATAGTATTGTAGATGAGCGTTGTGCAGCCTTTTTTGCTTTAGGAATTGCCCAACAGTTACAAGAACCAACAGCAGTTGTTTGTACCTCTGGAAGTGCATTGTTAAACTATTACCCAGCCGTTGCTGAAGCGTTTTATAGTGATATTCCTTTAATAGTATTATCTGCAGATAGACCAAAGCATTTAATAGGTATTGGAGATGGTCAAACCATTAATCAGAAAAATGTATTTGAAAATCATGTGCTATGCTCATCAAATTTAAAACTTGATTTAAAAGAAGATAACATTGATCTTATAGAAGAAGAACTGCCTGTTTTTGAAAACCTGGAGAATAAGGTTAAAACTTTACCTGAGCTAAAGAAAACCGTTCAGGAATATAATGAAGAAGAGATCGATAAGGCTATAAATATGGCGCTTCTTAAAAATGGTCCTGTGCATATTAACGTTCCGTTTGATGAACCATTATATACTATGGTAAATGAGTCATCTGTAAAACCAAAGTCAATTGATCTGGAAAACCAACCGTTAGAAATTGATGATTACATTTTAGGTGACTGTATAAAAGACTGGAATGCTGCTTCGAAAAAAATAGTGCTAGTTGGAGTGAATCAACCCAATCAAATAGAGCAACACTGGTTAGACAATTTAGCAGCCGATGATAGTGTTATCGTATTTACTGAAACAACATCAAATTTACATCATGATACATTTTTTCCGAGCATAGATAAGCTAATAGCTCCTTTAAAAAGTGAAGATTTTGGAAAGTTGCAACCAGATATTTTACTCACGTTCGGAGGTTTGATCGTTTCAAAAAAGGTAAAAGCATTTTTAAGAGCATATAGACCACAACAACATTGGCATATAGATTTAAAGAAAGCAAACGATACATTCTTTTGTTTAAATAATTTTGTAAAGACAACACCAAATTATTTCTTTTCTAAATTTTTACCTCAAATCAAATCAATTAAAAGTGATTATAATTCATATTGGAGCCATATAAAAGCATCGAGACGTGTTAAGCATAATAATTACTTAAATAGTATAGATTTTAGCGATTTAAAAGCCTTTGATGTTATATTGAATTCAATACCAGGCGATACTATTTTACAATTGGGAAATAGCTCTACTGTTCGTTATGCGCAATTATTCGACTTAAATAAAACATTAGAAGTATTTTGTAATCGCGGTACTAGTGGTATTGATGGTTGTACAGCCACGGCTATTGGTAGTGCTGTTGCGAATAAAAAACAAACCACTTTAATAACAGGTGATTTAAGTTTTATATACGATAGCAATGCCTTATGGAATAATTACATTCCTGATAATTTCAGAATCATTGTTATTAATAACCAAGGGGGAGGGATATTTAGAATTCTTCCGGGTCATAAAAATACCGAGAATTTTGATACTTATTTTGAAACAAATCATCATTTAACAGCAGAGCATTTGTGTAATATGTATGGTTTGAAATATGAATCTGTTTCAGACGAAGCGGCATTAAAGACGTCATTAAATTCATTTTATTCAGAAGGAAACCAGCCAAAGTTATTAGAAGTTTTTACACCAAAGAATCTTAATGACGAAGTGCTTTTAAACTATTTTAAATATATTGGTTAG
- a CDS encoding chorismate-binding protein produces the protein MTLEPFFKRIEAQYNNKLPFVAYRKPKENRVNALLQQTNDLHFTSDFTEKGFVFSPFDDTEKTVLIPLDNSEYLRADALVSEFHAEPVKKKKVNSTEDLKARQQHINLIKKGVEAISNHYFKKVVLSRQEAITVSESNPISIFKNLLNAYTSAFVYCWYHPNVGLWLGATPETLIKIEGSQFSIMALAGTQDYKGTLDVVWQNKEEQEQQFVTDFIIDHLRSSVESLKVSDVETVKAGNLLHLKTMISARLKSESNLKKIISLLHPTPAVCGLPKPDAKQFILDNEHYNRAFYTGFLGELNMETKLQSRSAKRNIENRAYTINKKSTQLYVNLRCMQLKNNNAIIYVGGGITKYSDPEKEWEETVSKSLVIKNIL, from the coding sequence ATGACATTGGAACCTTTTTTTAAACGTATTGAAGCACAATACAACAATAAATTACCTTTTGTAGCTTATAGAAAACCAAAAGAAAACCGGGTAAATGCCTTATTACAACAAACAAACGATTTACATTTTACAAGTGATTTTACAGAAAAAGGTTTTGTGTTTTCTCCATTTGATGATACTGAAAAAACGGTTTTAATACCTTTAGATAATTCTGAATACCTAAGGGCAGACGCTTTGGTTTCAGAGTTTCATGCGGAGCCAGTAAAAAAGAAAAAAGTTAATTCAACAGAAGATTTAAAAGCAAGACAACAACATATTAATTTAATTAAAAAAGGTGTTGAGGCTATTTCCAATCATTACTTTAAAAAAGTAGTACTGTCCAGACAGGAAGCTATTACGGTATCCGAATCGAACCCTATATCTATTTTTAAAAATCTTTTAAACGCTTATACGTCGGCATTTGTGTATTGTTGGTATCACCCTAATGTAGGGTTGTGGTTAGGAGCTACACCGGAGACTCTAATAAAAATTGAAGGGAGCCAGTTTTCAATCATGGCATTAGCCGGTACACAAGATTACAAAGGAACTTTGGATGTTGTTTGGCAGAATAAAGAAGAACAAGAACAACAATTTGTGACTGATTTTATAATAGATCATTTAAGATCTTCAGTTGAGAGTTTGAAAGTATCTGATGTCGAGACCGTAAAGGCGGGTAATTTACTGCATTTAAAAACGATGATTTCTGCGCGGTTAAAATCAGAATCAAATTTAAAAAAGATCATTTCTTTATTACACCCCACACCTGCAGTCTGTGGTTTACCCAAACCAGATGCAAAACAGTTTATTTTAGATAATGAGCACTATAACAGAGCGTTTTATACGGGTTTTTTAGGAGAGTTGAACATGGAAACCAAATTACAATCAAGGTCTGCAAAACGCAATATTGAAAACAGGGCTTATACCATCAATAAAAAAAGTACGCAATTGTATGTAAACTTAAGATGTATGCAACTAAAGAATAATAATGCAATTATTTATGTTGGCGGCGGTATTACAAAATATTCTGATCCGGAAAAAGAATGGGAGGAAACTGTATCTAAATCTTTAGTAATTAAAAACATTTTGTAG